Proteins from a genomic interval of Clostridium sp. 'deep sea':
- a CDS encoding IS110 family transposase, with translation MKGEGQLMIYVGIDVASTKHDCFIVNSEGEVIEEVFTIANNKAGFEKLLSKIPKVNKSKIKIGLESTGHYSNNIRNYLYEKGFNLVVLNPLSTNLYRKAQTLRKTKTDKIDAKMIAKILHTEDHKPYTPISYHINEIKSLTRIRTRWVKICSFHKISITRILSCTFPELKQNFPSIHQKSMYEALKEYPSAESLKKAHLTKLTNILTKNSNGKYTKDTAIKIKKLAQNSIGVVCKSHEMDLVYSIEEVQACQKRIKNIEQEIKGMMIGLDSPILSIPGISIVYGSIILSEIGSIHNFSSPSKLLAYAGLDPSTKQSGKFKGNGKMVKRGSTYLRAALISAARSVAMYDSVFKDYLNKKLNEGKHYFVALSHVARKLIRVIYHLLRNNVIFKAS, from the coding sequence ATGAAAGGAGAAGGTCAATTAATGATCTATGTAGGAATTGATGTAGCGAGTACAAAACATGACTGTTTTATTGTTAACTCTGAGGGTGAAGTAATAGAAGAAGTATTTACAATAGCCAATAATAAAGCTGGGTTTGAAAAACTATTATCCAAGATACCAAAGGTAAATAAGAGCAAGATAAAAATTGGACTTGAGTCTACAGGGCATTATAGCAATAATATACGTAACTACCTGTATGAAAAGGGCTTTAACTTAGTAGTACTAAACCCACTCAGCACTAACCTTTATCGAAAAGCTCAGACCCTTCGCAAAACAAAAACAGATAAGATAGACGCAAAAATGATTGCCAAAATATTGCACACTGAAGACCACAAGCCCTACACCCCAATATCATACCATATAAACGAGATTAAATCTCTAACAAGAATAAGAACTCGCTGGGTAAAAATATGCAGTTTTCATAAAATATCTATTACAAGAATCCTAAGCTGTACCTTTCCAGAGCTAAAGCAAAATTTCCCTTCAATACACCAAAAATCAATGTATGAAGCACTAAAGGAATACCCATCTGCTGAGTCTCTAAAAAAAGCACACCTCACTAAGTTAACCAATATATTAACAAAAAATTCTAATGGGAAATATACCAAAGATACAGCTATAAAAATAAAAAAACTAGCTCAAAACTCTATTGGTGTAGTTTGTAAGTCGCATGAGATGGACTTAGTATATAGCATAGAAGAAGTACAAGCATGTCAGAAAAGAATCAAGAATATCGAGCAAGAAATTAAAGGCATGATGATAGGGCTTGATTCACCAATACTCTCAATACCAGGGATCTCAATTGTGTATGGCTCTATCATATTATCTGAGATAGGCTCAATTCATAACTTTAGTTCACCTTCTAAACTTTTGGCCTATGCTGGTTTAGATCCTTCAACTAAGCAATCTGGAAAATTCAAAGGCAATGGCAAGATGGTTAAGCGAGGTTCAACTTATCTTAGAGCAGCTTTAATTAGTGCTGCTAGATCAGTAGCTATGTATGATTCAGTGTTTAAAGATTATCTCAATAAAAAACTAAATGAGGGTAAGCATTATTTCGTTGCTCTATCTCATGTTGCAAGAAAATTAATTAGAGTAATATATCACTTGCTTAGAAATAATGTAATATTTAAAGCTAGTTAG
- a CDS encoding AAA domain-containing protein has product MLEKQVILLKGEDRTSELFSILNVGKHYLVKFINSSKEYKYKSEEVKILTNPKTVNIKNKVFYYYGILQNDIYKIIEFEDYYRVFYSAVDKHGKNINELWIKSYVNIENSVRELDLKNSLVHYWRELSQYIKIKDNESLLKRHFDRLTYFKEECVLNTYINRYEIKNNKLEKDKIIFPFKYNLSQKKAVENALSNNISVIEGPPGTGKTQTILNIIANLIMQNKTVAVVSSNNEAIKNVKEKLAKYDYDFMVACLGNSINQKHFFENIPKINIPEISTDNNENNIFTRIVSLNKDINNLLKINNKLANLKQELLAYETEKEHFIKFYEHKNVTEIRKLSFYKQSSDKILSFMAEYLIAENRNKVSSLTNKIKLFIKYGFYNFKLLNDSEIDLVLNLQKRYYIEKTNQLQKDIEGLQLSLKSKCFDNLLKEHESLSNELFKQKISNKYKGKNKRKYNYINYKRKMNDFASDFPVIISTTYSILNSKRKDYLFDYIIIDESSQVDLLTGVLAFASAENAVIVGDTKQLPQIINKNIKSKLEIQCPETDFDYFKHNILSSIINIYKDKLPRVILKEHYRCHPKIINFCNKKYYNGELIPFTSSKDNNALHLYKTVEGNHTRTVTRGNDKGKYNQREIDVIVEEVLKNPNTYDRDKSIGVVTPYRKQANKVQEATPEYIDCDTVHKYQGREKSVMVMTSVLDNKVSSKKSLKFADNPNLVNVAVSRAKEKFVLVTDKTFFNNNGTELRDLINYMEYNTLDKNIINSKIVSIFDLLYKDFSKKLLPLRNKMVSISKFKSENIMATLLSEILQESDYCSYVFRHSVLLKNIFKSLDLLSDEEKKYVKNNSSVDFIIYNKFNNMPVLAIEVDGFEYHENNPAQQERDNKKDSIFKKYELPLLRLATNGSGEREKFKDFFYSIAKK; this is encoded by the coding sequence ATGCTTGAGAAACAGGTTATTTTACTTAAAGGCGAAGATAGAACATCAGAATTATTTAGTATACTGAATGTAGGTAAACATTATCTAGTAAAATTCATAAACTCATCAAAAGAATATAAGTACAAGTCAGAAGAAGTTAAAATATTAACAAATCCTAAAACTGTAAATATAAAAAATAAAGTATTTTACTATTATGGAATTTTGCAAAATGACATTTATAAAATAATTGAATTTGAAGATTACTATCGTGTGTTTTACTCAGCAGTAGATAAACATGGTAAAAATATTAATGAACTATGGATAAAAAGCTATGTAAACATAGAAAACTCAGTACGTGAATTAGACCTGAAAAACTCACTTGTTCATTACTGGAGAGAGTTATCACAATATATAAAGATAAAAGATAATGAATCCTTACTAAAAAGACATTTTGATAGGTTAACATACTTTAAAGAAGAATGTGTACTTAATACCTACATAAATAGATATGAAATTAAAAACAATAAATTAGAGAAAGATAAAATTATCTTTCCTTTTAAGTATAACCTAAGTCAGAAAAAAGCAGTTGAAAATGCCTTGTCAAACAATATATCAGTTATTGAGGGACCACCAGGTACAGGTAAAACTCAGACTATTCTTAATATAATAGCAAATCTTATAATGCAAAATAAAACTGTTGCTGTTGTATCAAGTAATAATGAAGCTATTAAAAATGTTAAAGAGAAACTAGCAAAGTATGATTATGATTTTATGGTTGCCTGTTTAGGAAATAGCATTAATCAAAAACATTTCTTTGAAAACATTCCTAAAATAAATATTCCAGAAATAAGTACAGATAACAATGAAAATAACATATTTACTAGAATAGTTAGTTTAAATAAAGATATTAATAATTTACTCAAAATAAATAATAAACTAGCAAATCTTAAACAAGAGTTACTTGCTTATGAAACAGAGAAAGAACATTTTATTAAGTTTTATGAGCATAAAAATGTTACTGAAATCAGAAAATTATCTTTCTATAAACAATCTTCAGATAAAATACTAAGCTTTATGGCTGAATACTTAATTGCAGAGAATAGAAATAAAGTGAGTAGTTTAACTAACAAGATTAAGTTGTTCATAAAATACGGTTTTTATAACTTTAAGTTATTAAATGATTCAGAAATTGATCTAGTTTTGAACTTACAAAAAAGATACTATATAGAAAAAACAAATCAACTTCAAAAAGATATAGAGGGTTTGCAATTATCTTTAAAGAGTAAATGTTTTGATAATTTGTTAAAAGAACATGAATCTTTATCTAATGAATTGTTTAAACAAAAGATTTCTAATAAATATAAGGGTAAAAACAAAAGAAAATATAATTATATAAATTATAAAAGAAAGATGAATGATTTTGCAAGTGATTTTCCTGTGATAATTAGCACAACTTATTCTATTTTAAATAGTAAAAGAAAAGATTATTTATTTGATTACATTATAATAGACGAGTCTTCACAAGTTGATTTACTAACAGGTGTTTTAGCATTTGCAAGTGCTGAAAATGCAGTAATTGTTGGTGATACAAAGCAATTACCTCAAATAATAAATAAAAACATAAAGAGTAAACTTGAAATACAATGTCCAGAGACGGATTTTGATTATTTTAAGCATAACATTTTATCATCTATTATCAATATTTATAAAGATAAGTTGCCTAGAGTCATTCTAAAAGAGCATTATAGATGTCACCCTAAAATTATTAACTTCTGTAATAAAAAATACTACAATGGTGAACTAATTCCATTTACTTCATCAAAGGATAATAATGCATTACACCTTTACAAAACTGTTGAGGGTAATCATACAAGAACTGTTACTCGAGGCAATGATAAAGGTAAATATAATCAACGTGAAATAGATGTTATTGTTGAGGAAGTACTTAAAAACCCTAATACATATGATAGAGATAAATCTATAGGAGTTGTTACACCTTATAGGAAACAAGCAAATAAAGTACAAGAAGCAACACCAGAATATATAGATTGTGATACAGTACATAAATATCAAGGTAGAGAAAAGTCTGTAATGGTTATGACATCAGTTTTAGATAATAAAGTTTCAAGCAAAAAATCTCTGAAATTTGCTGACAACCCTAACTTAGTTAATGTAGCTGTATCCAGAGCAAAAGAGAAATTTGTACTAGTTACAGATAAAACATTTTTCAATAATAATGGAACTGAGTTAAGAGATTTAATTAACTATATGGAGTATAACACCTTAGATAAAAATATAATTAACAGTAAAATAGTGTCTATATTTGATTTATTGTATAAAGATTTTTCCAAAAAACTATTACCATTACGTAATAAAATGGTGAGCATATCTAAATTTAAATCTGAAAACATAATGGCAACGTTGCTCAGTGAGATATTACAAGAGTCTGACTATTGTAGCTATGTCTTTAGGCATAGTGTTTTGCTTAAAAACATTTTTAAGAGTTTAGATTTATTGAGTGACGAAGAAAAAAAATATGTTAAAAATAACTCTTCTGTTGATTTTATAATATATAACAAGTTTAACAATATGCCTGTCTTAGCTATTGAAGTTGATGGCTTTGAATATCATGAGAACAACCCTGCCCAACAAGAACGTGATAACAAGAAGGATAGTATTTTTAAGAAGTATGAGCTACCGCTTCTGAGGTTAGCTACTAATGGAAGTGGTGAAAGAGAGAAGTTTAAAGACTTTTTTTACTCGATAGCAAAAAAATAA
- a CDS encoding TIR domain-containing protein, whose amino-acid sequence MSKSYRLFISHSWNYSDAYDKVNKLLKNQNINYYNHSVPKNNPIHTNGTDKQLKAEIESKIKGTSCVLILAGVYSTYSKWIKKEIDIANLYGKPIIAIEPWGSKNTSVIVKNNADKIVSWQGKSIVSAIKELCN is encoded by the coding sequence ATGTCAAAATCATATAGGTTATTTATTAGTCATTCTTGGAACTACAGTGATGCATATGATAAGGTTAACAAATTACTCAAGAACCAAAATATTAACTATTATAATCACTCAGTTCCTAAAAATAATCCAATACATACTAACGGTACAGATAAACAATTAAAAGCAGAAATCGAATCTAAAATTAAGGGCACTAGTTGTGTTTTAATACTGGCAGGAGTTTATTCAACATATAGTAAATGGATTAAAAAAGAAATAGATATTGCTAATTTATATGGAAAACCAATAATTGCAATTGAGCCATGGGGATCAAAAAATACATCGGTTATTGTAAAAAATAATGCAGATAAAATTGTAAGTTGGCAAGGAAAATCAATTGTATCTGCCATAAAAGAGTTGTGTAATTAA
- a CDS encoding MarR family transcriptional regulator: MNSNRLDNIFLQLKRMVGIIEKDIIKEISDMDIGNLTLAEIGIMDAIGLNSEKTIKEIAQQLEVAVSTPTKTMDRLVKKGYIVRTTSDEDRRMVVSTLTEKGYNALIKITTMRQKKILQLTEKLSCEEVNQLLLTLNKLM, translated from the coding sequence ATGAATAGCAATCGATTAGATAACATTTTTCTGCAACTTAAAAGAATGGTTGGTATTATTGAAAAAGATATTATCAAAGAAATCTCAGATATGGATATTGGTAATCTTACACTTGCCGAAATTGGTATTATGGATGCTATTGGTTTAAATTCTGAAAAAACTATCAAAGAAATTGCTCAGCAATTAGAAGTTGCGGTGAGCACCCCAACAAAAACTATGGATCGCCTTGTAAAAAAAGGCTATATAGTTAGAACAACTAGTGACGAAGATAGAAGAATGGTTGTTTCAACATTAACTGAAAAAGGATATAATGCCTTAATTAAAATTACTACAATGCGTCAAAAGAAAATACTACAACTTACCGAAAAACTTAGCTGCGAAGAAGTTAATCAACTATTGTTAACCTTAAATAAACTTATGTAG
- a CDS encoding zinc ribbon domain-containing protein — protein sequence MALFGDKKICACCSKELGLVKHKFAEGYLCANCYKDCSNSVKKNILTQTLSDIKQGMKDQIENKKMIDQFNCTKKFGTFIEFDESKKLWLVPDGFLGKKVNPTIYNFSDIVEFELMEDGDSVVKGGLGRAIVGGVLFAGVGAVVGAATGKKKVKKIVNSLKVKITVNDLNNPTIYIKLLAGKTKTTSILYKNAYNIAQDIISTLSVIAKQNEVAVTTVTTDSTDDNNTIFCRKCGNKMPSDSAFCNKCGEKIT from the coding sequence ATGGCTTTATTCGGAGACAAAAAGATTTGTGCATGTTGTAGTAAAGAATTAGGTTTAGTAAAGCACAAATTCGCTGAGGGTTACTTATGTGCAAATTGTTATAAAGATTGTAGTAATTCTGTAAAGAAAAATATATTAACTCAAACTTTAAGCGATATAAAACAAGGTATGAAAGATCAAATTGAAAACAAAAAAATGATTGACCAATTTAATTGTACAAAAAAATTTGGTACTTTTATTGAGTTTGATGAGAGCAAAAAACTTTGGTTAGTACCAGATGGTTTTTTAGGAAAGAAAGTAAATCCAACAATTTATAATTTTTCGGATATAGTAGAATTTGAGTTAATGGAAGATGGAGATTCTGTTGTAAAAGGTGGACTAGGTAGAGCTATAGTAGGAGGAGTTTTATTTGCAGGAGTTGGAGCTGTAGTAGGTGCTGCAACAGGAAAAAAGAAAGTTAAAAAAATTGTTAATAGCTTAAAGGTTAAAATAACAGTTAATGATTTAAATAATCCAACAATTTATATTAAATTACTAGCTGGCAAAACTAAAACTACTTCAATATTGTATAAAAACGCATATAACATTGCACAAGATATTATATCTACATTATCTGTAATAGCAAAGCAAAATGAAGTTGCAGTTACTACAGTTACTACCGATAGTACGGATGATAATAACACTATTTTTTGCAGAAAATGTGGAAATAAGATGCCATCAGATTCAGCATTTTGCAACAAGTGTGGAGAAAAAATAACTTAA
- a CDS encoding caspase family protein, whose amino-acid sequence MKKALIIGIDYYSQVSKLYGCVNDAYAVKSVLERHSDGTRNFGVKLEVSFNEDNLITKSSLKDLVNELFRDSNEIALFYYSGHGYIESIGGYLVTSECLRGDEGLSLNELLQIVNDSPARNKIIVLDTCHSGIAGTPNIKEGSAVLKEGVTILTASAENQYAIEENGEGVFTRLFVDALNGSAANLVGDVTPGSVYAHIDQSLGEWQQRPIFKTNVRSFVSLRKVQAPIDISDLRKITDYFPEKGCLYDLDPSYEPDSENPDEDKNEIFSILQKFNRVNLLVPVGTEHMYYAAMENKACKLTVLGEHYWELAKSNLI is encoded by the coding sequence ATGAAAAAAGCATTAATCATTGGAATAGATTATTATTCACAGGTAAGTAAATTGTATGGTTGTGTTAACGATGCATATGCAGTTAAATCCGTTCTAGAAAGACACAGTGATGGTACAAGAAATTTTGGAGTAAAATTAGAAGTATCTTTTAATGAAGATAACTTAATAACAAAATCAAGTTTAAAAGATCTTGTGAATGAATTGTTTAGAGATAGTAATGAAATAGCTTTATTTTACTATTCAGGACATGGATATATTGAGAGCATAGGGGGTTATCTAGTGACTTCAGAGTGCTTAAGAGGTGATGAAGGTTTATCTTTAAACGAGCTTTTACAAATTGTTAATGATTCACCAGCACGAAATAAGATTATAGTATTAGATACCTGTCATTCTGGTATAGCCGGAACTCCTAATATTAAAGAAGGTAGTGCTGTACTTAAAGAAGGAGTAACAATTCTTACAGCTTCTGCTGAAAATCAATATGCCATTGAAGAAAATGGAGAAGGAGTATTTACCCGTCTATTCGTAGATGCATTAAATGGTAGTGCAGCAAATCTTGTTGGTGATGTTACACCAGGGAGTGTATATGCACATATTGACCAATCTTTGGGTGAATGGCAGCAAAGACCAATTTTCAAAACTAATGTACGGAGTTTTGTTTCGCTTAGAAAGGTTCAAGCTCCTATAGATATTTCAGATTTACGAAAGATAACCGATTATTTTCCTGAAAAAGGTTGTTTGTATGATTTGGATCCAAGTTATGAGCCAGATAGCGAAAATCCAGATGAAGATAAAAATGAGATATTTTCTATACTTCAAAAGTTCAATAGAGTTAACCTCCTTGTTCCTGTAGGTACAGAGCATATGTATTACGCTGCAATGGAGAATAAAGCATGTAAACTAACAGTTCTGGGAGAACATTATTGGGAATTAGCAAAAAGTAATCTAATATAA
- a CDS encoding transposase encodes MYEALKEYPSAESLKKAYLTKLTNILTKNSNGKYTKDTAIKIKKLAQNSIGVVCKSHEMDLVYSIEEVQACQKRIKNIEQEIKGMMTGLDSPILSIPGISIVYGSIILSEIGSIHNFSSPSKLLAYAGLDPSTKQSGKFKGNGKMVKRGSTYLRAALISAARSVAMYDSVFKDYLNKKLNEGKHYFVALSHVARKLIRVIYHLLRNNVIFKAS; translated from the coding sequence ATGTATGAAGCACTAAAGGAATACCCATCTGCTGAGTCTCTAAAAAAAGCATACCTCACTAAGTTAACCAATATATTAACAAAAAATTCTAATGGGAAATATACCAAAGATACAGCTATAAAAATAAAAAAACTAGCTCAAAACTCTATTGGTGTAGTTTGTAAGTCGCATGAGATGGACTTAGTATATAGCATAGAAGAAGTACAAGCATGTCAGAAAAGAATCAAGAATATCGAGCAAGAAATTAAAGGCATGATGACAGGGCTTGATTCACCAATACTCTCAATACCAGGGATCTCAATTGTGTATGGCTCTATCATATTATCTGAGATAGGCTCAATTCATAACTTTAGTTCACCTTCTAAACTTTTGGCCTATGCTGGTTTAGATCCTTCAACTAAGCAATCTGGAAAATTCAAAGGCAATGGCAAGATGGTTAAGCGAGGTTCAACTTATCTTAGAGCAGCTTTAATTAGTGCTGCTAGATCAGTAGCTATGTATGATTCAGTGTTTAAAGATTATCTTAATAAAAAACTAAATGAGGGTAAACATTATTTCGTTGCTCTATCTCATGTTGCAAGAAAATTAATTAGAGTAATATATCACTTACTTAGAAATAATGTAATATTTAAAGCTAGTTAG
- a CDS encoding IS110 family transposase, whose translation MKGEGQLMIYVGIDVASTKHDCFIVNSEGEVIEEVFTIANNKAGFEKLLSKIPKVNKSKIKIGLESTGHYSNNIRNYLYEKGFNLVVLNPLSTNLYRKAQTLRKTKTDKIDAKMIAKILHTEDHKPYTPISYHINEIKSLTRIRTRWVKICSFHKISITRILSCTFPELKQNFLQYTKNQCMKH comes from the coding sequence ATGAAAGGAGAAGGTCAATTAATGATCTATGTAGGAATTGATGTAGCGAGTACAAAACATGACTGTTTTATTGTTAACTCTGAGGGTGAAGTAATAGAAGAAGTATTTACAATAGCCAATAATAAAGCTGGGTTTGAAAAACTATTATCCAAGATACCAAAGGTAAATAAGAGCAAGATAAAAATTGGACTTGAGTCTACAGGGCACTATAGCAATAATATACGTAACTACCTGTATGAAAAGGGCTTTAACTTAGTAGTACTAAACCCACTCAGCACTAACCTTTATCGAAAAGCTCAGACCCTTCGCAAAACAAAAACAGATAAGATAGACGCAAAAATGATTGCCAAAATATTGCACACTGAAGACCACAAGCCCTACACCCCAATATCATACCATATAAACGAGATTAAATCTCTAACAAGAATAAGAACTCGCTGGGTAAAAATATGCAGTTTTCATAAAATATCTATTACAAGAATCCTAAGCTGTACCTTTCCAGAGCTAAAGCAAAATTTCCTTCAATACACCAAAAATCAATGTATGAAGCACTAA
- a CDS encoding MptD family putative ECF transporter S component, with protein sequence MINTPQKTKTIQGKDLITIGIFSAIYFALNFAVMLCSGFSPYIWILMPGIIALLTGVPYMIMTSKVQKLGAVFTMGLISGLLYFLTGQFTLIILITFVVSCVIAELVRYITKYKGFKGNMLSFVFFSLGMTGSPLPLWVFKDSFLSQIAGQGISESYLNILQKIASTEMLVVLFVAPVIGAVIGAYIAKSLFKKHFKKAGIV encoded by the coding sequence ATGATAAACACACCCCAAAAAACAAAAACAATTCAAGGTAAGGATTTAATAACTATAGGTATTTTTTCTGCTATTTACTTTGCTCTTAACTTTGCTGTTATGCTTTGCTCAGGTTTTTCACCATATATTTGGATTTTAATGCCTGGCATAATTGCTTTGTTAACTGGCGTTCCTTATATGATTATGACCTCTAAGGTTCAAAAATTAGGGGCAGTATTTACAATGGGATTAATCTCTGGCTTGTTATACTTTTTAACAGGACAATTTACCTTAATTATTTTAATAACTTTTGTAGTTTCTTGTGTTATAGCTGAGTTAGTTCGTTATATTACTAAGTATAAAGGATTTAAAGGCAATATGTTATCTTTTGTATTTTTTTCTTTAGGCATGACTGGTTCTCCTCTACCTTTATGGGTATTTAAAGATAGCTTTTTAAGTCAAATAGCTGGGCAGGGTATTTCAGAAAGCTATTTAAATATACTACAAAAAATTGCTTCAACAGAAATGTTAGTAGTGTTATTTGTTGCACCTGTAATAGGAGCAGTAATAGGTGCATATATCGCCAAATCTTTGTTTAAAAAGCACTTTAAAAAAGCTGGTATTGTGTAA
- a CDS encoding phosphatidylinositol-specific phospholipase C domain-containing protein → MTFRIGRHGSDRVANWFKRRIPANQTTFNHNPGKLNFGFMGTLKLTITGGILGKGKDTFTFKNIGIAQGHAGASNNWWFGGQNCSYIGNHRVLGSGINSKKIPVQFVFLRGGNSVNKIEVTPQTLIDLKSWMGRLGKDTKLEEVIMPGSHDAGMSETHHCNPPILADPYTKTQNEPIGSQLVNGSRYFDIRVDYDHDELVTYHREGKYGCNGQDLKNVFDEVTAFLNAHNTETVIFKVSHIRGDSGHNKSETKEKIDKFLNSYSSVFYTYKDNNNDNNNDNKKVNLAKLTLSELRGKLILVFDYSKPIDESTGRFRYEDGMKTKSNANLTVYDSYSNTNSYSKMKDDQLAKFKEWTKIPSKDTGLFLLSWTLTAKPGGSYILELAKQANSKLPDVLYDVISSSSKKPNIVYIDGLNSVSAQSIVLHNF, encoded by the coding sequence ATGACTTTTCGTATAGGTCGTCACGGATCTGATAGGGTAGCTAATTGGTTTAAGCGTAGAATCCCAGCAAATCAAACAACTTTCAATCATAATCCAGGCAAATTGAATTTCGGTTTCATGGGCACCTTAAAACTGACAATTACAGGTGGTATTCTGGGAAAAGGAAAGGATACTTTCACCTTTAAAAACATCGGTATTGCTCAAGGACATGCTGGTGCTAGCAATAATTGGTGGTTTGGTGGACAAAACTGCTCATATATTGGTAATCACAGAGTGCTTGGCAGTGGTATAAATTCTAAAAAAATACCCGTGCAATTTGTTTTTTTACGCGGAGGTAATAGTGTTAACAAGATTGAAGTAACACCACAGACACTTATAGATTTAAAATCATGGATGGGAAGGTTGGGTAAAGATACTAAGCTTGAAGAAGTTATTATGCCAGGCAGCCATGATGCAGGTATGTCTGAAACACATCATTGTAATCCTCCCATACTTGCTGATCCATATACTAAAACCCAAAATGAACCTATTGGCTCTCAATTGGTTAATGGATCAAGGTATTTTGATATCAGGGTAGATTATGACCATGATGAACTAGTTACATATCATCGTGAAGGCAAGTATGGCTGTAATGGTCAAGACTTAAAGAATGTTTTTGATGAGGTCACAGCATTTTTAAATGCTCACAATACAGAGACAGTAATCTTCAAGGTTTCTCATATCCGCGGCGATAGTGGTCATAATAAATCTGAAACCAAAGAAAAAATTGATAAATTCTTAAATAGTTATAGCTCTGTGTTCTATACATATAAAGACAATAATAATGACAATAATAATGACAATAAAAAAGTAAATCTGGCTAAATTAACCCTCAGTGAACTTAGGGGTAAATTAATTCTAGTTTTTGACTATAGTAAGCCCATTGACGAAAGTACAGGTAGATTCCGCTATGAGGATGGTATGAAAACAAAATCTAATGCGAATCTTACAGTATATGATAGCTATTCTAATACCAACTCATATTCTAAGATGAAGGATGATCAATTGGCGAAGTTTAAAGAGTGGACTAAAATTCCTAGTAAAGATACCGGGCTGTTTTTGCTTTCATGGACACTTACAGCAAAACCAGGTGGTAGCTATATATTAGAGTTGGCAAAGCAAGCAAATTCAAAACTGCCTGATGTATTGTATGATGTAATAAGTAGTTCAAGCAAAAAACCTAATATTGTATACATTGATGGATTAAATAGTGTAAGCGCACAAAGCATCGTTTTGCATAACTTCTAA
- a CDS encoding HNH endonuclease domain-containing protein: MYLLPQYQELNIIGFQNMLDYKNLTNSYKIYWLYAVLHEVKLGNTVLSFNNLALRMITKSWYSITQFKLNFGQQDDLGKIVLAIYQDYSLTSNIKEHDLYDFLLSIKDNKDIKQYIKKLCKYVPYRLIRSFYCFKAEDYKVNKIIEKLSNESDIALYKVSKEKKEINIHKHWCNYITKNQTIIDGWLKYKLIYFLQKRNPNSPAILHKLEAPQTRNLTKAKEYWNQIMSITNINDIYTGLPFTDEYVAQHGSISLDHFIPWSFVLHDEVWNLVPTFKNINSAKNDKLPSLDKYLNTFCDIQYQGLKTAINFYIKSKAKENFYNVHSDLLNKELLCNDTQYKKLFFDSMRQTIAPLHQLALNQGFIETC, from the coding sequence ATGTATCTGCTACCACAATACCAAGAACTTAATATAATTGGTTTTCAGAACATGTTAGATTATAAAAACCTAACTAATAGCTATAAAATTTACTGGCTTTATGCAGTATTACATGAAGTTAAGCTAGGCAATACTGTCTTAAGCTTCAATAACTTAGCATTAAGAATGATTACAAAAAGCTGGTACTCAATTACACAGTTTAAACTTAACTTTGGTCAACAAGATGATTTAGGGAAAATAGTATTAGCTATTTACCAAGATTATAGCTTAACTAGTAATATTAAAGAACATGACTTATATGACTTTTTATTAAGCATAAAAGATAATAAAGATATAAAGCAATACATAAAAAAACTTTGTAAATATGTGCCTTATAGATTAATAAGGTCTTTTTACTGTTTTAAAGCTGAAGATTATAAGGTTAATAAAATTATTGAAAAATTATCTAATGAAAGCGATATAGCTTTATACAAAGTAAGTAAAGAGAAAAAAGAGATTAATATTCATAAACACTGGTGTAACTATATAACAAAAAACCAAACCATAATAGATGGTTGGTTAAAATACAAGCTAATTTACTTTTTACAGAAAAGAAACCCTAATAGCCCTGCTATCTTACATAAACTAGAAGCACCCCAAACAAGAAACTTAACAAAAGCCAAAGAATATTGGAATCAAATAATGAGTATTACTAATATTAATGACATATATACTGGCTTGCCTTTTACAGATGAATATGTAGCTCAACATGGCTCAATTAGTCTCGATCATTTTATACCTTGGAGTTTTGTACTACACGATGAAGTCTGGAATTTAGTACCAACATTTAAGAATATAAACTCAGCTAAAAACGACAAATTGCCATCTTTAGATAAATACTTAAATACTTTTTGTGATATTCAGTACCAAGGTCTAAAGACAGCAATTAACTTTTATATAAAAAGTAAAGCCAAAGAAAACTTTTATAATGTTCATAGTGACTTACTTAATAAAGAGCTATTATGTAATGATACACAGTATAAAAAGCTATTTTTTGATAGTATGAGACAGACTATCGCTCCTTTGCATCAGTTGGCTTTGAATCAGGGGTTTATAGAAACATGTTAA